A window of Candidatus Gracilibacteria bacterium genomic DNA:
TTTTTCATGAAGTTCGGCTGTTAATTATACCTTTGATAATGCCACAAAGTTTAATCAACCCTTGAGTAATTGGAAAATGCAAAATGTAACCAGTCTTTTTGGAACTTTTAAATGACCAAGTGATTTTAATCAAGATATTTCATGATGGAATACTTCAAATATCACTAACATGTGAGCGACTTTTAGGAATAATCAAAGCTTTGTTCAAAACCTCTCAACTTGGTGTGTTACTAAAGTTGCTATTAAACCTTCTAACTTTGATGAAAATACTCATTCTTGATTTTTGAATAATGCGTCCATTCAACCTCAATGGGGAACTTGCCCGTAAATGAAAACTGAGATTATTCTCAGTTTTTTTATTGTAAGAAAATTGTATTTACTATGCTGTTATATATTTGACAAATAATATAAGTTAGTATAGTAGAAATATAATATATCTTGTATTCAAGTTTATGAAAAAAATATTTTTGATTTTTTTACTTACATTTTTGTTTCTGACCCAAGTACAGGCAGGACTTTTTGAATATCATGTAACTGGAAAAAGTGCTTGAGTTTCTCGCTCTCTAGCACCTGACATTGAATCTCTTGAAGTACAAGCGAGTTATACCTATAATCTTAGAAAAACTGGGTGATATCTCAATACCTCTTCACCTTATAGCAAGACAAACACCTATACTAGGAAGTATAATAGAGCATCTAAAAACGTGTTTGCAAATGATTACTATAAATCTCAGTGAAACAGGATGTATTCAGCAGCAGAAAACACACGAAGGAACAATGATACTAGATTATGTTACAGTAATTCTCAATATCAGGAATATAGTAACCAAGACAGCTATTACCCTAAAAATTGCTCCGGTTTTACAAAAACAAATTACACTACTCAGCCATCATGGGTGAATCCAGATTTACCAATTATTAAAAATTGAAGAATATATATAAAATAATAATTATGAAAAAAATAATACATATCGCTCTTATTGGAATGTTGCTTACTCAATCGTATATGGTTCACGCGGTTGTAAACTATGACTCTATCCCTCCACAAAACGATTATAATATTGATTATAATAACTTTCAGGAGTCAGAGTACAACATTGATTACAATAATTTTAAAAGTGCTGGATACAACATTGATTATGATCAATTTCAAAAATCTAAATATAACGTTGATTATAATAATTCACAGAAAGCTGCTCAAAATAATATTGATTACAATAACTTCAACTCTAACGGTTCAAAGATAGATTATGATAATTTTCAAAAATCTAAATATGATATCGATTATGATAATTTTAAAGAATCAGGTTATAATATTAACTATGATGATTTTCAAAAGAGTAAAAATAACATCGACTACAATAAATTCCAAGGCAGTGAATACGACATCGACTACGATAAATTCCAAGGCAGCGAATACGACATCGACTACGATAAATTCCAAGGCAGCGAATACGACATCGACTACGATAAATTTCAAGGCAGTGAATATGATATAGACTACAATAAATTCCAAGGCAGCGAATACGACATCGACTACGATAAATTTCAAGGCAGCGAATACGACATAGACNNNNNNNNNNNNNNNNNNNNNNNNNNNNNNNNNNNNNNNNNNNNNNNTGATTATGACAATTTTCAATGAAATGATTTTCCAGTAGATTATAATGCCTATAACCAAGGTTTAAAATACGACATAGATTATAATAAATTTCAACCATATAGGTATGGAAATGACTATGTTCCAAGTTATTGAGACTATTGTTATAACTACCATGATACATGAAATAGAACTATATTTAGTAATTCAAGAGAATTCAGCATATATTCTAGATACAGATGTTCTCATTAGTAAAAAAATATCCTAGATACTCTAGGATATTTTTTGTTTGTCTTTATAGTAAGAGTATTATTTCTCTATTTTTGAGCTATGTATGGGATTATATTTTTTGTGATTATCGTTTCACTGGCCATTTCTGGATATTCTATGGCACCTTGGGTTCCAACAAGAAAAAAAGATATAAAAAGAGTTACAGATATTGTGATACTACAAGATTGAGAGAAGTTTTTAGAAGTTTGAGCTTGAGATGCTCGTATATCAGCTGCTATTGCTCGTAAATATCCTAACAACAGTATAGTCGGAATAGAAATGGCCTTTCCAATATACTTCATGGCCCTGATTAGAAAATACATAAGTGGACCAAAAAATATGAAACTCAAACTCGCAAATGCCTTTAAAGAAGATTTTTGAAACTATCATGCTATATATGTATTTGGTATGCCAGATAAGATGCAGAAAAAAATAGTACCAAAATTTCTCAAAGAAGCAAAATCTTGAGCAAAGCTGTATTCGTATGTCTTTTCTATTCCTGAAGAATGGAGAGAAAATACTATGAGCTATGGGGAAGAAAATGAAGCAAAAATACATGTTTTAGAAAAAATATAATGTGGATTCTCCGATTCCATCTCTTACAGACGAAGGACTATAATAAAATTCACCGTATTTGTAAAAAATATGGTTTTATTACGCGTATTCATTCACCTATTGTATTTACAAAAGCCTATATTAAATATATCACTCAAAAAATATCATGGAGGAGTTTAGGCAGAGAATTTTGAGTTGATCATGCTGGACTTCATAAATTTTATGACTTTGTTGAAAAAAATAATCTTCAAAGTGAAATCTTTCACGTTTTTTTAGAGTCTCGTGCAGCTGTATATATTGGGGGAAATCGAAGCTTCACTATTGAAGAACTAGACAACAGTCTCAAGATATATTCTTTGACCCAAAAAGAGTTTGAGAGTATACTACGTACACTTAAAAATAACTCATAAAACTATGTGCTGAATATTTGCTTATACTGGGACAAAGGATTGTAGAGAGATGCTTGTAAACGGTTTAAAAATGCTTGAATATCGTGGCTATGATAGTGCAGGAATAGTCGCAATAAGTTCATCGAGTGATATATTTTTGGAAAAAGCTGTTTGAAGGGTCTCTGCTCTGGCCTCTAAAGTTGACGCATCTAAGTCAGACACTAAAAAATATACAAGTTGAATCGCACACACTCGGTGGGCAACGCATGGTGGAGTGACCGTTGAAAACACTCATCCACATATATCTACAAACAAGAGATTTTATGTTGTTCACAACTGAATTATTGAAAATTACAAAGAACTGAAGAAATCACTCAGTGAAACCTATAGTTTTTATTCTCAAACAGATACAGAGGTTATTGCTAAGCTGGTTGAGTCACTTTTTGATGGAAACCTAAAGTCTACGATGGAAAAAGTATCTAAAAAACTGGTAGGTGCGTATTCACTTGCAGTGATTGATTCAGAGAATCCGTGAACTATTGTGGGGATAAAACTTGGAAGTCCACTCATAGTTGGAAAGGGAACAGATTGAGTCTATATTTCAAGTGATATAAATGCACTTTCAAGTTTAGCAGAGAGTTTTAGTATTCTGGAAGATAATGAAATGGTAGTCATTCAAGAATGAGAGTATTCAATATTTATGTCAGGTCACCTGGTAGAAAGAGCAGCAGAAGAAGTACAGGAAGGCCAAAAAATTGATGAGCTATGAGATTTTACGAGTTATACTGAAAAAGAAATTTTCGATATTCCAAGTGTTCTTGAAAATGTATGGAGCTGAAGAATCGATTTTACAAATATGTCGATTCATAATGAAACTCTGGAGGAACTCTCTGATTTAGATATTGAGAGAATATGTATAATTTCATCTGGTTCGAGTTATTATGCTGGTGATATCGGTTCATATTTTTTTAGAAAATTTTCTGGTATTTCTGCAAGTGCCGTTATATCCAGTGAGTTTTTGTCTGATGTATTTCTTCCAGACAGTAAAACACTTTATGTATTTCTTAGTCAATCAGGAGAAACAGCAGATGTAAGAGAATCTATGAAAATCGTCAAAGCAAAATGATGTATGACCTTTGGAATAGTAAATGTAGTTGGTTCAACGATAGCTCGAATGGCAGACCTTGGGCTTTATTCTCATGCGGGAGTTGAAGTTGGAGTTGCCAGTACAAAAAATGTTATAGCACAAGTATGAGTGCTTCTTATGATGTCAATCAGCCTAGGTCTTAAAAAAGATTTACAAATATCTGAAGCAAGGGGAATAATTGCCGAGTTAGCAAGTCTTCCAGATAAAATATCGCAAACTCTTATGCAAGGTCCGCACATAAAAGAACTAGCTAAAAAATATTCATCGTTTAATGATATGTTTGTGCTTGGAAGAAACTATTTCTACCCAGTTGCTGGTGAAGCTTCACTTAAAATCAAAGAACTCTCCTACATTCACTCTGAGAGTTACTCAGCTTGAGAGCTGAAACACGGACCACTTGCACTGGTGAGTAAAGATTTTCCAACACTCGTATTTAATCCTATGGGAAAATTTTACGCAAAAACTATTTCTAATATTCAAGAAGTTTCAGCAAGAAAAGGTCCAATACTTGGAATTATTTCCTCAAATGACACTCACAAGGAACTCTATTCA
This region includes:
- the glmS gene encoding glutamine--fructose-6-phosphate transaminase (isomerizing), giving the protein MCGIFAYTGTKDCREMLVNGLKMLEYRGYDSAGIVAISSSSDIFLEKAVGRVSALASKVDASKSDTKKYTSGIAHTRWATHGGVTVENTHPHISTNKRFYVVHNGIIENYKELKKSLSETYSFYSQTDTEVIAKLVESLFDGNLKSTMEKVSKKLVGAYSLAVIDSENPGTIVGIKLGSPLIVGKGTDGVYISSDINALSSLAESFSILEDNEMVVIQEGEYSIFMSGHLVERAAEEVQEGQKIDELGDFTSYTEKEIFDIPSVLENVWSGRIDFTNMSIHNETLEELSDLDIERICIISSGSSYYAGDIGSYFFRKFSGISASAVISSEFLSDVFLPDSKTLYVFLSQSGETADVRESMKIVKAKGCMTFGIVNVVGSTIARMADLGLYSHAGVEVGVASTKNVIAQVGVLLMMSISLGLKKDLQISEARGIIAELASLPDKISQTLMQGPHIKELAKKYSSFNDMFVLGRNYFYPVAGEASLKIKELSYIHSESYSAGELKHGPLALVSKDFPTLVFNPMGKFYAKTISNIQEVSARKGPILGIISSNDTHKELYSDMIELPETSELLSVFTGLVSSYLFALYLAEVLGRDVDKPRNLAKSVTVE
- a CDS encoding class I SAM-dependent methyltransferase; translated protein: MYGIIFFVIIVSLAISGYSMAPWVPTRKKDIKRVTDIVILQDGEKFLEVGAGDARISAAIARKYPNNSIVGIEMAFPIYFMALIRKYISGPKNMKLKLANAFKEDFGNYHAIYVFGMPDKMQKKIVPKFLKEAKSGAKLYSYVFSIPEEWRENTMSYGEENEAKIHVLEKI